A region from the Corylus avellana chromosome ca7, CavTom2PMs-1.0 genome encodes:
- the LOC132186231 gene encoding uncharacterized protein LOC132186231 isoform X2 — protein MVARFHELAHFEPAEVGMLARCFCIPLVSIRVGKVKKQGTLLCPTATRGNLNLTILPTSDLRLSFVGDDCRTERLFTLSSKSQCAAVAVDEIPADNSRRSFLIKIPDGQVFYFWCSEKSRLLGIELLAKMKDLVHRKPSIAELTGISESRLSCFATQLRAYLVATVDSSRASSPGLSIPPLDTTTEQSGTSQNGQPLSTSFKSLRSRHTGSQAVKANSFYQGSLSPRSSSFKEGLPRSLSSIRSGSREKLRRRGDSQFSAVDNLTMTLSIPVDAASSNNSEDDKLPEITRSVPFSPSSFLESLGKLAVPPALSSTTQVGYVGSPLFSPYYCWCPPGASTLQFSAAPQQIPASSSESPFLPPLSSLFPANMPSSLLTSTLPLNLDEVPSVKFPALLPDSMVRLPIQTSKQIPVFTPLMCDPIVHIPVIDFCSSGQGYLVSAGPAISTVIPPLHPNLVNPLIPETDSMVEKGARETLRLLISGSTQANPQLMGVLPAVLTNADQNQSIFVAGSRGLYSGTRDVDVIANSIAAMGLVSLSGRSDGDGHDNTDSQPEGSCGGGTASCSDWREETN, from the exons ATGGTTGCACGGTTTCACGAATTGGCC CATTTCGAGCCAGCCGAGGTTGGAATGCTAGCGAGGTGCTTCTGTATACCTCTAGTTTCGATTCGTGTGGGGAAGGTCAAGAAGCAAGGGACTCTCTTGTGTCCAACTGCTACAAG GGGAAATCTGAATCTTACAATTTTGCCAACATCTGATTTGCGCCTATCATTTGTTGGGGATGATTGTCGGACAGAAAGATTGTTTACCTTAAGCAGTAAATCCCAGTGCGCTGCTGTAGCAGTGGATGAGATCCCAGCGGATAATTCACGCCGATCCTTCCTTATAAAGATTCCAGATGGCCAGGTTTTCTACTTTTGGTGCTCAGAGAAGTCCAGGCTTCTGGGAATTGAATTGCTTGCTAAG ATGAAGGATTTAGTCCATAGGAAACCTTCTATTGCCGAATTAACTGGAATAAGCGAGTCACGTCTCAGCTGTTTTGCAACTCAGCTTCGTGCCTATCTTGTGGCTACAGTGGATAGCTCACGAGCAAGTTCTCCAGGCTTATCCATCCCTCCTCTGGATACTACCACTGAACAGTCTGGTACATCTCAGAATGGACAACCCTTATCAACATCATTTAAATCTCTGCGTTCTCGACACACTGGCAGTCAAGCAGTAAAAGCAAACTCTTTTTATCAGGGTAGCCTCAGCCCCAGATCAAGTTCCTTTAAAGAGGGCCTGCCCAGAAGCTTGTCTTCTATAAGAAGTGGTTCTAGGGAAAAGTTGCGGCGGCGAGGGGACAGCCAATTTTCTGCAGTTGACAATCTGACAATGACTTTGTCAATTCCAGTTGATGCGGCCTCTTCAAATAATTCTGAAGATGACAAGCTCCCAGAAATCACAAGAAGTGTGCCGTTTTCCCCATCAAGTTTTCTAGAGTCACTAGGGAAATTGGCTGTTCCCCCAGCTCTAAGCTCCACAACTCAAGTTGGTTACGTTGGTTCACCTCTTTTCTCTCCCTACTATTGTTGGTGTCCTCCTGGCGCATCAACTCTGCAATTTTCAGCAGCACCTCAACAAATTCCTGCATCATCGAGTGAATCACCATTTCTTCCACCACTCTCTTCTTTATTTCCTGCTAATATGCCATCCAGCTTGTTGACTTCCACACTGCCTCTCAATCTAGATGAAGTTCCTTCAGTGAAATTCCCAGCTTTGCTGCCAGACTCAATGGTCCGGTTGCCAATTCAAACTTCTAAGCAGATACCAGTCTTCACACCTTTAATGTGTGACCCAATTGTTCACATTCCAGTTATTGATTTTTGCTCTTCAGGTCAAGGCTACTTGGTTAGTGCTGGTCCCGCTATTTCAACTGTCATTCCTCCCTTGCACCCAAACCTTGTGAACCCATTGATTCCTGAAACCGACTCCATGGTGGAAAAGGGTGCGAGAGAGACTCTGCGTCTGCTCATCAGCGGATCAACCCAGGCTAACCCACAGTTGATGGGTGTACTGCCTGCTGTTCTAACAAATGCAGATCAGAATCAAAGTATATTTGTTGCTGGGAGCAGGGGTCTCTACAGTGGAACCAGAGATGTTGATGTTATTGCAAACAGCATTGCAGCCATGGGTTTGGTTTCACTGTCTGGGAGATCTGATGGAGACGGCCATGATAATACAGATTCACAGCCAGAGGGATCTTGTGGTGGAGGAACTGCCTCTTGTTCGGATTGGAGGGAAGAAACCAATTGA
- the LOC132186231 gene encoding uncharacterized protein LOC132186231 isoform X1 produces MTNPRNQDSTGNDQIEDLDHVNRYDGEDLDDSSSMDAGSSASSSGSRETGGSRSETGLADRLTDILVDEGDGDLLLQQSDREDRVMWWLQALDMQVMGACRADERLKPLLKMNASNGVAEDRLLAQLSQHFEPAEVGMLARCFCIPLVSIRVGKVKKQGTLLCPTATRGNLNLTILPTSDLRLSFVGDDCRTERLFTLSSKSQCAAVAVDEIPADNSRRSFLIKIPDGQVFYFWCSEKSRLLGIELLAKMKDLVHRKPSIAELTGISESRLSCFATQLRAYLVATVDSSRASSPGLSIPPLDTTTEQSGTSQNGQPLSTSFKSLRSRHTGSQAVKANSFYQGSLSPRSSSFKEGLPRSLSSIRSGSREKLRRRGDSQFSAVDNLTMTLSIPVDAASSNNSEDDKLPEITRSVPFSPSSFLESLGKLAVPPALSSTTQVGYVGSPLFSPYYCWCPPGASTLQFSAAPQQIPASSSESPFLPPLSSLFPANMPSSLLTSTLPLNLDEVPSVKFPALLPDSMVRLPIQTSKQIPVFTPLMCDPIVHIPVIDFCSSGQGYLVSAGPAISTVIPPLHPNLVNPLIPETDSMVEKGARETLRLLISGSTQANPQLMGVLPAVLTNADQNQSIFVAGSRGLYSGTRDVDVIANSIAAMGLVSLSGRSDGDGHDNTDSQPEGSCGGGTASCSDWREETN; encoded by the exons ATGACGAACCCTAGAAACCAAGATTCAACCGGTAACGACCAGATCGAGGATCTTGATCACGTGAACCGATACGACGGCGAGGACTTGGACGACTCGTCGTCGATGGATGCCGGATCCAGTGCGAGTTCCAGCGGTTCGCGAGAGACCGGCGGGTCGAGGAGCGAGACAGGGCTTGCGGACCGGTTGACGGACATTCTTGTTGACGAAGGTGATGGAGATCTGTTGCTTCAGCAGAGCGATCGCGAAGACCGGGTTATGTGGTGGCTACAGGCTCTGGATATGCAGGTGATGGGCGCTTGTCGTGCCGATGAGAGGTTGAAACCTTTGTTGAAGATGAACGCTTCGAATGGCGTCGCCGAGGATCGCTTGCTGGCTCAGTTAAGTCAG CATTTCGAGCCAGCCGAGGTTGGAATGCTAGCGAGGTGCTTCTGTATACCTCTAGTTTCGATTCGTGTGGGGAAGGTCAAGAAGCAAGGGACTCTCTTGTGTCCAACTGCTACAAG GGGAAATCTGAATCTTACAATTTTGCCAACATCTGATTTGCGCCTATCATTTGTTGGGGATGATTGTCGGACAGAAAGATTGTTTACCTTAAGCAGTAAATCCCAGTGCGCTGCTGTAGCAGTGGATGAGATCCCAGCGGATAATTCACGCCGATCCTTCCTTATAAAGATTCCAGATGGCCAGGTTTTCTACTTTTGGTGCTCAGAGAAGTCCAGGCTTCTGGGAATTGAATTGCTTGCTAAG ATGAAGGATTTAGTCCATAGGAAACCTTCTATTGCCGAATTAACTGGAATAAGCGAGTCACGTCTCAGCTGTTTTGCAACTCAGCTTCGTGCCTATCTTGTGGCTACAGTGGATAGCTCACGAGCAAGTTCTCCAGGCTTATCCATCCCTCCTCTGGATACTACCACTGAACAGTCTGGTACATCTCAGAATGGACAACCCTTATCAACATCATTTAAATCTCTGCGTTCTCGACACACTGGCAGTCAAGCAGTAAAAGCAAACTCTTTTTATCAGGGTAGCCTCAGCCCCAGATCAAGTTCCTTTAAAGAGGGCCTGCCCAGAAGCTTGTCTTCTATAAGAAGTGGTTCTAGGGAAAAGTTGCGGCGGCGAGGGGACAGCCAATTTTCTGCAGTTGACAATCTGACAATGACTTTGTCAATTCCAGTTGATGCGGCCTCTTCAAATAATTCTGAAGATGACAAGCTCCCAGAAATCACAAGAAGTGTGCCGTTTTCCCCATCAAGTTTTCTAGAGTCACTAGGGAAATTGGCTGTTCCCCCAGCTCTAAGCTCCACAACTCAAGTTGGTTACGTTGGTTCACCTCTTTTCTCTCCCTACTATTGTTGGTGTCCTCCTGGCGCATCAACTCTGCAATTTTCAGCAGCACCTCAACAAATTCCTGCATCATCGAGTGAATCACCATTTCTTCCACCACTCTCTTCTTTATTTCCTGCTAATATGCCATCCAGCTTGTTGACTTCCACACTGCCTCTCAATCTAGATGAAGTTCCTTCAGTGAAATTCCCAGCTTTGCTGCCAGACTCAATGGTCCGGTTGCCAATTCAAACTTCTAAGCAGATACCAGTCTTCACACCTTTAATGTGTGACCCAATTGTTCACATTCCAGTTATTGATTTTTGCTCTTCAGGTCAAGGCTACTTGGTTAGTGCTGGTCCCGCTATTTCAACTGTCATTCCTCCCTTGCACCCAAACCTTGTGAACCCATTGATTCCTGAAACCGACTCCATGGTGGAAAAGGGTGCGAGAGAGACTCTGCGTCTGCTCATCAGCGGATCAACCCAGGCTAACCCACAGTTGATGGGTGTACTGCCTGCTGTTCTAACAAATGCAGATCAGAATCAAAGTATATTTGTTGCTGGGAGCAGGGGTCTCTACAGTGGAACCAGAGATGTTGATGTTATTGCAAACAGCATTGCAGCCATGGGTTTGGTTTCACTGTCTGGGAGATCTGATGGAGACGGCCATGATAATACAGATTCACAGCCAGAGGGATCTTGTGGTGGAGGAACTGCCTCTTGTTCGGATTGGAGGGAAGAAACCAATTGA
- the LOC132188430 gene encoding signal peptidase complex subunit 2 — MQEKKPETAAKNPKKANLLDHHSIKHILDESISEIVTGRGYAEDVRMSNVRLVMGTIIIIIALVAQFYKKKFPENRDFLVACIVLYIVFNGLLQLLLYTKEKNAILFTYPPAESFTSTGLVVSSKLPRFSDMYTLTIASADPKSISANEPVHLTKSVTQWFTKDGVLVEGLLWKDVEGLIDQYAREPKKNK; from the exons atgcaagaaaagaaaCCAGAAACGGCCGCCAAAAACCCTAAGAAGGCCAATCTCTTAGACCACCACTCAATCAAGCACATACTCGACGAGTCCATCTCCGAG ATCGTGACGGGTCGTGGATATGCGGAAGACGTGAGGATGAGTAATGTAAGATTGGTGATGGGAACGATCATAATTATCATTGCTCTGGTGGCTCAGTTCTACAAGAAGAAGTTTCCTGAGAACCGGGATTTTCTCGTCGCCTGCATCGTATT GTATATAGTCTTCAATGGGTTGTTGCAGCTGCTCTTATACACAAAGGAGAAGAATGCGATCCTGTTTACCTATCCTCCTGCG GAATCGTTTACCAGCACTGGCTTGGTGGTGTCTTCCAAATTGCCAAGATTTTCAGATATGTACACACTTACCATAGCAAGTGCAGATCCTAAATCAATTTCTGCAAATGAACCTGTACATCTTACCAAAAGTGTTACTCAatg GTTCACCAAGGATGGAGTTTTGGTGGAGGGCCTATTGTGGAAAGATGTTGAAGGATTAATAGATCAATATGCAAGAGAACCAAAGAAGAACAAATGA